From Ignavibacteriales bacterium:
GAATCATGTGGACGATCTCGGACATCTTCCCCCAATTCGGTTTTTCCGCCGTCTTGAGGTGCCAGATTTCCACCGGGATCTTCGCTGCGCGTCCGATATCGGCTGCTTCCAGGACTGCTTCGACAATCTTTTCCTGTTCGTTCCGTATGTGGGTCACGTATATCCCGCCGAATTCCGCCGCCGCTTTTGCAAGTTCGATCAGCTCCGGGGTTTTTGCATACATCGCCGGTGTGTACTCAAGCGCAGAGCTGACACCGAGAGCCCCCTGCTGCATGGCTTCGCGGACGAGTTGACGCATTTGATCCATCTCGGGCACGGTAGGCTCACGGTTCTCGAATCCGATGACGTACTCCCGCACCTGTGCCGCACCGACGTACGATGCAAGATTGATGGCTGTCTTGTTCTTCTCCACACGTGCGAAGTATCCGTTGAAATCCGTCCAATCGGCGGTCAGATTATACTTGTCGAGGGAAGGCTTGAGTTCTTTGAGAACCTTGTCGTTGAGGGGTGCCGCTGATTCCCCCTCTCCGTTGATCTCTGTCGTGACGCCTTGAGATATCTTGCTCATCGCCCGGTTATCGACGAGGATGACATGCTCCGATTGCCCGAGTGCATCGATGAAGCCCGGCGCAACAATCTTGCCGGCGGCGTCAATGACGCGTTTTGCAAGCTTAGGATCGAGTTTTCCGATTGCCGTGATCCTGTCCCGATAGATCCCGATGTCGGCCTGATACCACGGATTGCCCGTTCCGTCGATGATCTTGCCGTTCTGGATAATAAGGTCGTAGGGCCCCTCCGGCGACGTCTGGCAGGAAAGGGCTGCAAACGAGAGGAGGAGAAGAATGAATAGGCCAGGTTTCATGCGATCACCTCAGAATTATTTGTGGCCGCGTCATGAGACTTCCCATGTCAAACCGCGGTGGCTCAGATGATGTCGGATTTGTACAACACCAGAAGAATGAGAGCAGCAGTCAGAACAAATGAGACGGCAAAGGCTTTCAGGGGATGGAGTTTTTCCGCGTTCTTCATTCCAAAGTAGCAGATGACGCCGGGTGCGCCCCATGCCAGGCCGAGTAATGTCAGGCCGACTGAAATATTCGGCAGCAGCCGGGAGTCGTCGTCGGGGAAAACAAGGACCGACAACAGAGTCAGGATGATGGAAATGAACGATGTGAAGACCAGGGGGGCGGTCCCCAGTCCAACGAAACCGAGGGCGTGCGGAAATTCTCCGAGACCTCCCAACATATCCGCCGTCGCATGGAAGACCAAAGCAAGGAAAACCCAAAACAGGTACGTGGTAAGTCCGGAGATCAAAAACGACAGCAAGCCAACCCCGATCGTCTCGGTTTGAATGAAACCCGAAAAGAATGCATCAAGCGATGTAAACAGAGCATACGTACTCACGACCATGAACGACTCCCGCAGACGCGGCGAATCGTACAGCGTAATCGTCGTATATTCCGGGTCGACCATGACCTGGAATAACTGCTGGAGGTAGTTCATGAATGCCTGAGGCTGTCGGCGCGTGGTTGAATAGCTAAAAAATAGTACATCATTTGCGCTGGAAAATCAAGCACGAATACGGCAGGGGAATTCCCCGGCCGGTGCAACAGAACCGGTCAGGCCGACTGGCGTACTGCGATTTTGTCCCAACCCTTGATCAGCAGAGGCGCAACGGCGAGAGCGAGGAACGCCACAGCGACGCCAACCACCGCGTCCGTCACATAGTGATAGCGAGCATAGAACGTTGAAACGTACAAGGTCAACACAATGGGTGTGAGTATGTAAAAGGAGGGGCGATGATAACGGTAGGCCATGATCCACATGATTGTGGCAGCCGCGGCATGGGGACTGGGTATTGTGCCGCCGACGTAGTGAACATTGGAACGCATCAGTTCGCCGAGAAACGTGAACACATAGCCATTGAGCGGGACCGTATACAGATTGCCGATCGTCGCTATCGGGCCGGCGACAGGGAAGAGAATGAAACCGATGTCGCAG
This genomic window contains:
- a CDS encoding D-aminoacylase — protein: MKPGLFILLLLSFAALSCQTSPEGPYDLIIQNGKIIDGTGNPWYQADIGIYRDRITAIGKLDPKLAKRVIDAAGKIVAPGFIDALGQSEHVILVDNRAMSKISQGVTTEINGEGESAAPLNDKVLKELKPSLDKYNLTADWTDFNGYFARVEKNKTAINLASYVGAAQVREYVIGFENREPTVPEMDQMRQLVREAMQQGALGVSSALEYTPAMYAKTPELIELAKAAAEFGGIYVTHIRNEQEKIVEAVLEAADIGRAAKIPVEIWHLKTAEKPNWGKMSEIVHMIQDHRNKGLDMTADVYPYIAFGNSLSAPLPGWVQEGGTLKLLERLKDPMVRKQVRKELEASGKSRGMDFQLMMISYVANPVLKQWEGKRFTEVAAAWKKDPIEAMFDFIIADSARSSRVVFAMTEEDLRMAMGQPWVSFCSDASARALDGPLFEGRPHPRAYGSFPRILALYVRESKVLSLEDAIRKMTSLPAQRVGIKDRGILKQGFYADLVMFDPETVTDKATFENPHQYSEGMSLVVVNGKPVWENGKFTGNLPGRVLRGPGYAR
- a CDS encoding YIP1 family protein, whose protein sequence is MNYLQQLFQVMVDPEYTTITLYDSPRLRESFMVVSTYALFTSLDAFFSGFIQTETIGVGLLSFLISGLTTYLFWVFLALVFHATADMLGGLGEFPHALGFVGLGTAPLVFTSFISIILTLLSVLVFPDDDSRLLPNISVGLTLLGLAWGAPGVICYFGMKNAEKLHPLKAFAVSFVLTAALILLVLYKSDII